A portion of the Ailuropoda melanoleuca isolate Jingjing chromosome 18, ASM200744v2, whole genome shotgun sequence genome contains these proteins:
- the LOC105238532 gene encoding very low-density lipoprotein receptor-like isoform X2, with the protein MRHRELFLLLPPVLAALGGLAGSGTEEVCRGHPQAWQCDDGKCIPISWLCDGAGDCLDGSDEVNCENSTACPGQKIQCPGHSQCHEAWELCDVHRDCEDGLDEAHCSPNRCLVGQWQCRNKVCVSDSWRCNGVNDCGDSSDEDACGGFPSYTASCPEGMVRCDEGKCILESLMCDGEADCTDGADEPVTCGKNCSLANGGCEGQCSDTTWGVQCSCGAGWQLQPDGQSCADIDECSKAYGPCGQLCRNVPGSYSCACIQGHQLYNGTSCRVTDDAVKILIAADRELGVLDRRTGIYEPLIPIKSRSTSVAYDLERSMYFWVDEVLHVFVLGKPNSVPLYPELKTVDSISLDWLTGQLYWASSFARVICAGLSDGRGYVKIVEKDLVPEQLIVFPTKKSLYWVNRGKKGARTIEAAGMDGSDRKVLAAVHMEEPVGLTLDYVTGRLYWISEYKEAGTQHVPQAHGSHLCLLSPVHPISVFVRRECSFYLLVHVVVSMLGEMGLAQGEALHGRPGNNIASVLGSLLH; encoded by the exons ATGAGGCACCGGGAGCTCTTCCTGCTCCTGCCGCCGGTGCTGGCCGCTCTGGGCGGCCTCGCGGGCTCCGGGACCG AGGAAGTGTGTCGTGGACATCCACAGGCCTGGCAGTGTGACGACGGAAAGTGTATTCCTATTAGCTGGCTTTGTGATGGTGCCGGGGACTGCCTGGATGGCTCCGATGAGGTGAACTGTG AGAACTCCACAGCATGCCCTGGCCAGAAAATCCAGTGTCCGGGACATTCTCAGTGTCACGAGGCTTGGGAACTCTGTGATGTCCATAGGGACTGTGAAGATGGGCTCGATGAAGCACACTGCTCCCCGAACCGCTGCCTGGTGGGCCAGTGGCAGTGCAGGAACAAGGTGTGTGTCTCGGATAGCTGGAGGTGCAATGGGGTCAATGACTGTGGGGACTCCTCGGACGAGGATGCCTGTG GCGGCTTTCCTTCCTACACAGCTTCCTGTCCAGAAGGCATGGTTCGATGTGATGAAGGGAAATGCATCCTGGAATCCCTGATGTGTGATGGGGAAGCAGACTGCACAGATGGTGCTGATGAACCCGTTACATGTG GGAAAAACTGCTCCCTGGCCAATGGGGGCTGTGAGGGGCAGTGCAGTGACACCACCTGGGGAGTCCAGTGTTCGTGTGGAGCTGGGTGGCAGTTACAGCCGGACGGGCAGAGCTGTGCAG ATATAGATGAGTGCTCCAAGGCCTACGGTCCCTGTGGCCAGCTATGCCGTAATGTCCCAGGCTCCTACTCCTGTGCGTGTATTCAAGGTCACCAGCTCTACAATGGTACCAGTTGTCGAGTTACAG ATGATGCTGTAAAAATTCTTATAGCGGCAGACAGAGAACTTGGGGTCCTGGATCGAAGAACAGGCATCTATGAGCCTCTGATACCTATAAAATCGAGGTCTACTTCTGTTGCCTATGACCTTGAGAGAAGCATGTACTTTTGGGTGGATGAAGTCTTACATGTGTTCGTCCTTGGGAAGCCAAACTCAGTTCCTCTCTATCCAG AACTTAAAACTGTAGACAGTATCTCTTTGGACTGGCTCACGGGGCAGCTGTACTGGGCTAGCAGCTTTGCGAGGGTCATCTGTGCTGGTCTGAGTGATGGCAGAGGCTACGTCAAAATCGTGGAAAAGGATCTGGTGCCAGAACAGCTTATCGTGTTTCCCACAAAGAA GTCCTTGTATTGGGTAAATCGTGGCAAGAAAGGCGCGAGAACTATCGAAGCTGCAGGGATGGACGGCTCAGATCGGAAGGTGCTTGCAGCTGTCCACATGGAGGAGCCTGTGGGGCTGACGCTTGACTATGTGACCGGCCGGCTGTACTGGATCAGTGAATATAAAGAG GCAGGTACCCAGCATGTGCCCCAGGCTCATGGCAGCCACCTCTGTCTCCTGTCCCCTGTCCATCCTATAAGTGTGTTTGTCCGTAGGGAATGTTCCTTTTACCTTCTGGTACATGTGGTGGTAAGTATGCTGGGTGAAATGGGCTTGGCTCAAGGAGAGGCATTGCATGGTAGGCCTGGAAATAACATAGCTTCCGTTTTGGGATCACTTTTACACTGA
- the LOC105238532 gene encoding low-density lipoprotein receptor-related protein 4-like isoform X3, whose amino-acid sequence MRHRELFLLLPPVLAALGGLAGSGTENSTACPGQKIQCPGHSQCHEAWELCDVHRDCEDGLDEAHCSPNRCLVGQWQCRNKVCVSDSWRCNGVNDCGDSSDEDACGGFPSYTASCPEGMVRCDEGKCILESLMCDGEADCTDGADEPVTCGKNCSLANGGCEGQCSDTTWGVQCSCGAGWQLQPDGQSCADIDECSKAYGPCGQLCRNVPGSYSCACIQGHQLYNGTSCRVTDDAVKILIAADRELGVLDRRTGIYEPLIPIKSRSTSVAYDLERSMYFWVDEVLHVFVLGKPNSVPLYPELKTVDSISLDWLTGQLYWASSFARVICAGLSDGRGYVKIVEKDLVPEQLIVFPTKKSLYWVNRGKKGARTIEAAGMDGSDRKVLAAVHMEEPVGLTLDYVTGRLYWISEYKEAGTQHVPQAHGSHLCLLSPVHPISVFVRRECSFYLLVHVVVSMLGEMGLAQGEALHGRPGNNIASVLGSLLH is encoded by the exons ATGAGGCACCGGGAGCTCTTCCTGCTCCTGCCGCCGGTGCTGGCCGCTCTGGGCGGCCTCGCGGGCTCCGGGACCG AGAACTCCACAGCATGCCCTGGCCAGAAAATCCAGTGTCCGGGACATTCTCAGTGTCACGAGGCTTGGGAACTCTGTGATGTCCATAGGGACTGTGAAGATGGGCTCGATGAAGCACACTGCTCCCCGAACCGCTGCCTGGTGGGCCAGTGGCAGTGCAGGAACAAGGTGTGTGTCTCGGATAGCTGGAGGTGCAATGGGGTCAATGACTGTGGGGACTCCTCGGACGAGGATGCCTGTG GCGGCTTTCCTTCCTACACAGCTTCCTGTCCAGAAGGCATGGTTCGATGTGATGAAGGGAAATGCATCCTGGAATCCCTGATGTGTGATGGGGAAGCAGACTGCACAGATGGTGCTGATGAACCCGTTACATGTG GGAAAAACTGCTCCCTGGCCAATGGGGGCTGTGAGGGGCAGTGCAGTGACACCACCTGGGGAGTCCAGTGTTCGTGTGGAGCTGGGTGGCAGTTACAGCCGGACGGGCAGAGCTGTGCAG ATATAGATGAGTGCTCCAAGGCCTACGGTCCCTGTGGCCAGCTATGCCGTAATGTCCCAGGCTCCTACTCCTGTGCGTGTATTCAAGGTCACCAGCTCTACAATGGTACCAGTTGTCGAGTTACAG ATGATGCTGTAAAAATTCTTATAGCGGCAGACAGAGAACTTGGGGTCCTGGATCGAAGAACAGGCATCTATGAGCCTCTGATACCTATAAAATCGAGGTCTACTTCTGTTGCCTATGACCTTGAGAGAAGCATGTACTTTTGGGTGGATGAAGTCTTACATGTGTTCGTCCTTGGGAAGCCAAACTCAGTTCCTCTCTATCCAG AACTTAAAACTGTAGACAGTATCTCTTTGGACTGGCTCACGGGGCAGCTGTACTGGGCTAGCAGCTTTGCGAGGGTCATCTGTGCTGGTCTGAGTGATGGCAGAGGCTACGTCAAAATCGTGGAAAAGGATCTGGTGCCAGAACAGCTTATCGTGTTTCCCACAAAGAA GTCCTTGTATTGGGTAAATCGTGGCAAGAAAGGCGCGAGAACTATCGAAGCTGCAGGGATGGACGGCTCAGATCGGAAGGTGCTTGCAGCTGTCCACATGGAGGAGCCTGTGGGGCTGACGCTTGACTATGTGACCGGCCGGCTGTACTGGATCAGTGAATATAAAGAG GCAGGTACCCAGCATGTGCCCCAGGCTCATGGCAGCCACCTCTGTCTCCTGTCCCCTGTCCATCCTATAAGTGTGTTTGTCCGTAGGGAATGTTCCTTTTACCTTCTGGTACATGTGGTGGTAAGTATGCTGGGTGAAATGGGCTTGGCTCAAGGAGAGGCATTGCATGGTAGGCCTGGAAATAACATAGCTTCCGTTTTGGGATCACTTTTACACTGA
- the LOC105238532 gene encoding low-density lipoprotein receptor-related protein 8-like isoform X1: MTFSLQLLLKRCSLVPEEARNSHGFAFHSSSADEVRCNMTRQAACGERCIPVAWLCDGQQERPDGPDEQCEEVCRGHPQAWQCDDGKCIPISWLCDGAGDCLDGSDEVNCENSTACPGQKIQCPGHSQCHEAWELCDVHRDCEDGLDEAHCSPNRCLVGQWQCRNKVCVSDSWRCNGVNDCGDSSDEDACASCPEGMVRCDEGKCILESLMCDGEADCTDGADEPVTCGKNCSLANGGCEGQCSDTTWGVQCSCGAGWQLQPDGQSCADIDECSKAYGPCGQLCRNVPGSYSCACIQGHQLYNGTSCRVTDDAVKILIAADRELGVLDRRTGIYEPLIPIKSRSTSVAYDLERSMYFWVDEVLHVFVLGKPNSVPLYPELKTVDSISLDWLTGQLYWASSFARVICAGLSDGRGYVKIVEKDLVPEQLIVFPTKKSLYWVNRGKKGARTIEAAGMDGSDRKVLAAVHMEEPVGLTLDYVTGRLYWISEYKEAGTQHVPQAHGSHLCLLSPVHPISVFVRRECSFYLLVHVVVSMLGEMGLAQGEALHGRPGNNIASVLGSLLH; this comes from the exons ATGACCTTTTCACTGCAGCTTCTCCTGAAAAGGTGCTCTCTTGTACCCGAGGAAGCCAGGAACTCGCATGGATTTGCTTTTCATTCATCCAGTGCAGATGAAGTAAGGTGTAACATGACGCGGCAAGCTGCATGTGGGGAAAGGTGCATTCCTGTGGCCTGGCTCTGCGATGGACAGCAAGAGCGCCCTGATGGGCCCGATGAGCAGTGTG AGGAAGTGTGTCGTGGACATCCACAGGCCTGGCAGTGTGACGACGGAAAGTGTATTCCTATTAGCTGGCTTTGTGATGGTGCCGGGGACTGCCTGGATGGCTCCGATGAGGTGAACTGTG AGAACTCCACAGCATGCCCTGGCCAGAAAATCCAGTGTCCGGGACATTCTCAGTGTCACGAGGCTTGGGAACTCTGTGATGTCCATAGGGACTGTGAAGATGGGCTCGATGAAGCACACTGCTCCCCGAACCGCTGCCTGGTGGGCCAGTGGCAGTGCAGGAACAAGGTGTGTGTCTCGGATAGCTGGAGGTGCAATGGGGTCAATGACTGTGGGGACTCCTCGGACGAGGATGCCTGTG CTTCCTGTCCAGAAGGCATGGTTCGATGTGATGAAGGGAAATGCATCCTGGAATCCCTGATGTGTGATGGGGAAGCAGACTGCACAGATGGTGCTGATGAACCCGTTACATGTG GGAAAAACTGCTCCCTGGCCAATGGGGGCTGTGAGGGGCAGTGCAGTGACACCACCTGGGGAGTCCAGTGTTCGTGTGGAGCTGGGTGGCAGTTACAGCCGGACGGGCAGAGCTGTGCAG ATATAGATGAGTGCTCCAAGGCCTACGGTCCCTGTGGCCAGCTATGCCGTAATGTCCCAGGCTCCTACTCCTGTGCGTGTATTCAAGGTCACCAGCTCTACAATGGTACCAGTTGTCGAGTTACAG ATGATGCTGTAAAAATTCTTATAGCGGCAGACAGAGAACTTGGGGTCCTGGATCGAAGAACAGGCATCTATGAGCCTCTGATACCTATAAAATCGAGGTCTACTTCTGTTGCCTATGACCTTGAGAGAAGCATGTACTTTTGGGTGGATGAAGTCTTACATGTGTTCGTCCTTGGGAAGCCAAACTCAGTTCCTCTCTATCCAG AACTTAAAACTGTAGACAGTATCTCTTTGGACTGGCTCACGGGGCAGCTGTACTGGGCTAGCAGCTTTGCGAGGGTCATCTGTGCTGGTCTGAGTGATGGCAGAGGCTACGTCAAAATCGTGGAAAAGGATCTGGTGCCAGAACAGCTTATCGTGTTTCCCACAAAGAA GTCCTTGTATTGGGTAAATCGTGGCAAGAAAGGCGCGAGAACTATCGAAGCTGCAGGGATGGACGGCTCAGATCGGAAGGTGCTTGCAGCTGTCCACATGGAGGAGCCTGTGGGGCTGACGCTTGACTATGTGACCGGCCGGCTGTACTGGATCAGTGAATATAAAGAG GCAGGTACCCAGCATGTGCCCCAGGCTCATGGCAGCCACCTCTGTCTCCTGTCCCCTGTCCATCCTATAAGTGTGTTTGTCCGTAGGGAATGTTCCTTTTACCTTCTGGTACATGTGGTGGTAAGTATGCTGGGTGAAATGGGCTTGGCTCAAGGAGAGGCATTGCATGGTAGGCCTGGAAATAACATAGCTTCCGTTTTGGGATCACTTTTACACTGA